The DNA sequence ATTAAAGCAAGTATCGATGCGTTATTTTTCGCTCTATTTCCGATTGGGTATGGGGTTGTGCTTTATTTTTTCTCATTACCTGTATGGATACTTTGGGTACTAATTATAGGCTTTATCATTCAAAGCATCATTAATATTGTTGTGATTCCTCAAGTTCGCTGGAAACGTTGGCGCTACAATGTTCATGAACATGAAATTGATTTGCAACGTGGTGTATTTGTCATTCGTCGCACATTGGTTCCGATGATCCGGGTCCAACATGTTGATACAGAACATGGTCCGATATTACGAAAATATGGACTCGCAACAGTGACCATTTCCACAGCAGCAACAGTTCATCGGATTCCGGCCCTTACATTTGAAAAGGCTGATGAACTTCGTGATATCATTTCATCCTTAGCAATGGTGGCTAACGAAGATGAATGAATGGAAGAGATTACATAGTGCAACGATAGTATTGTCTTTTTTATCAACGTTTAAAGGATTTATCTTTCCAATTATTATTAGTGTTTTCATTGGTGGATTCCGAACGACTTCGATTTTTAATATATACACGATAGCTGGTGTGTCCTTATTGTTTTCATTTCTTTATGGCCTATTTTATTGGCTTACGTTTCGTTACACTCTATACGAAGGAGAGTTAACAACGAAAAAGGGGATTTTTGTAAAAAAGACACGCTACATACGGCAAGAACGAGTCCAAAGCATTGATGTTACTGCAGGTGTCCTGCAGCGGATTTTTGGGTTAGTTAAAGTGAAAATTGAGACAGCGGGAGGAGGGGCAGAACCTGAACTTGAACTGCTGGCTGTTACAAAAAAAGAAGCCGCTGAATTACGAGAGGCATTATTACAACGAACATCTAATGAACTAGAAAATGATGAAGTCGAGCAAATTGAAGAAAAGAAATCCGAAAAAACAACGTGGAAGCTTCCGTTTTCAGACCTTGTAATTGCTGCAGCCACCTCAAGTAGTGTTGGGATTGTGTTATCTGCTTTACTAGCCATCTTTTCACAGATAGAAGTACTTATCCCAGAAACACTGTACAATCGATCGGTGGAATATATCTTTGATACATCTGTTTTCTATTTAATTCTATCCTTAGCGTTTTTATTTGTATTGGCTTGGTTGATATCAATTGGATTGATGGTCATTAAATACGCTAATTTTACAATTACGAAAGAAGACAATGATATTATCATTGAACGTGGCTTACTAGAAAAGAGACAATTGACGTTAAATGTGAATCGGATTACAGCTGTCCGTATTGTTAGTAGCCCACTGAGACAACCTTTTGGATTCCGAACCATTTTCGTCGAAAGCAAAGGTGGAGGTTCAAGTGACGAACAATTTTCAACAGTCCTTATCCCTTTGTTGCATCAAAAACAACTAAGGTCGGTCATGCAACACCTTATTCCTACATACGACGTATCCCTGGATATCAATCCAATTCCAAAGAGAGCAGCTCTACGGTATTTATTACGAATCGGTTTACTTCCAACGATTATCATATCAGTGTTGACTTATTTTACCTCCTTTGGTAAATATGGATTTTTTCTGCTTCCGTTAGTAATTGGGTTAGGGTATTGGCAATACAAAGACGCGGGTGTTGGATATGATCAACAATCGATTTACTTCCGTTTTCGCTCAATCAACCAAACGTTGGTTATCGTTCATAAAAAACGAATTGAAGCCGCTGATGTTCACCAATCGGTTATTCAACGTTATCGGAGACTTGCGTCGATTGATATTTCGGTGTTATCAAGCATTATTGGAAAAACATTTTCAGTTGTCGATGTAAGTGAGAAGGAAAGTAAAGCATTCTTACAATGGTATACGTATGAAAAAAAAGAGAGCAATAAAACTAGCTAAACCATTTGCAATGGTTTCACTCGCCATAAAGCCCGTTGTGAGAAACACTCACAACGGGCTTTACACATGGTGGTTTTTCCACATACTTATCTGTCTCTTGAAAATTCGTTGGTATACATAATAATAGAACGCTTACCAGACTCTGTTGTAAATTCAAAGCGGTCATAAATAACATCTTGATGGGCATTGACGACTTTTCGTTCATAGTGGTGTTGTACACTAACAACTTGTTCCTTTGTTTGATATGTAATAAAGTTTACTCCCACTATCGCTAAGCTTTCTTGGAGCGGATGATTTGTAAAAGAATTATGGCAATAAACGATATTATCATGAGTCAGTTCAAACGTTCCAAGTGCTTTTTCAAGTGTATCAAGTGCCGGTTTTTCAAGTTCTTGAAGTAATAAAGAATAAGGATGATTATTACTGGTTTTGACAACAGCTTCTTTAAGTGGTTCGGATTGAACTGAATTTAAGTACGATTTTAATTCGTCAATTCCAGTAACGTTACTGGGCTGTTTCTTGTTACAGTTTTCAATTTCTTTTTCAATCGCTTTTACCAAAGAATCTTGGTAGGACTGACAAGGTGTTTTTGTTAATTTTTCAATTTTACCTGAGTGGATTTCAATTACATCTCCATCTTGATAGACTGGGGGTGTAAGCTTGAATTCTAACGAACTTGTTTGAGCTGGTAGCTGTTTCACACCAACGATTTTAACTAGTCCTCTCCAAGGCTTTCTAGGCTGAACAATGACATCTACTAACTCTGCATAATAAACACCTGATTGGTGTTCTTGAACAATAATCTGTTTTCCGATCAGTGATTGTGCTTCTTTTCGGTCCATGAAAACCCTCTCTTTTACTCTAGTAATGTATAGTCATCTCTAATTTGTCTAACATAATTTTTTTCTTTCTGTTAATACTATTATAGTCATTTCTACTATTTTTCCGCAAGTACCTGAAACTGGATATTCTCCAAAAAGTTTTCTGAATCTTTTATTGTTTTACATCGAAATAAAAGAGGGTGCCTTAAAAAGCAGGAGATCTGACTAGTCATGACGAATTGTTAGAGTAACTGGAATACATCCGAAGAGCTCCAGGACTTTACTTTTTCACCAACACTATATTTTGTATGAAATTAGGGGAGGCGTTTTTTACATGTATGATTTAAAAGAAAAGGAAATGATTTTTGTGTTTACGGGTCCAGATGGCTCAGGTCGGAAAACAGTTGCTCGATTAGTTGGCGACACATTACATATGCAAGGAGTTATCTCTTCTACAACAAGAGCAAAGCGCTCGTATGAAACAGAAGATGTTGATTACCATTATTTATCGAGAGAAGACTTTATGAAAGCTGAAGAAAACAATGAGTTTATTGAAAAAGTTGAAATAAATGGTCATTTATATGGGATTAAGGAATCGGAAGTAGCTGAAAAGTTTGAGAAAAACGGCTGTATTTATTTAGTATCTAATAAAGAAGGTGCGGATATTCTTAAAGGGCTTTATGGGGATAAGGTCATTCGTTTATTTTTGTATGCTGACCGCGATACGGTAATCCAGCGTCAAAGAGAACGTGGTGACGCAGAAGATGTCATTGATGCTCATATGAGTCACTATGATGAAGAATTAGAATATAAAACCGAATGTGAACATGCATTTGAAAATTATGAGCTAGCTCATACCGTTTTTGAAGTGACAAATAAAATAGAAAAATATTTAACTGGTGTTTTAAAAGCTAAATAACAAAAAAAGCTTGTTCGTTTGTCTATATAGGTAGACAAACGGCAAGCTTTTTTGATTAGGTAAGATTAAGATAGAAATTTATGTGGTTAGACAGAAAAGAGCAAGGGCTTCGCACACTGCGCGTGTTTTACAAGAAAGGCACTTGTAAAACTCTTTAAAAAAGGCAGTGGCTACGCTCCTTGCTTCTAAAAAAGCGACTTTGTCGCTTTTTTATTTATTTGTATACCGTATTTCGTTTAACTTTAGTAGGTGGTTCATTCGTTCGATTCTATTTTTTTCCAATATTTCTGTTAATCGAATAATTGTCAATTCCATTTTTGATAATGCGATAAAAATGTTTTCCTTTTGTTGTAGTTGGTTTTCCTTCGACAAGGATAGATACGTGTGAAGTAAGTTAGGGATATCCTCACGAAACATTCGTTTGACTGTATACCGATCTTCAATATCGAGTAATTCAAACTGCGGAATCAGTTTATCAGTATGCTTAAAGATTTGATTTAAACGATTTTCAAGTATTGGGTCAAGTGTAATCGAATTTTTGTGTTGCAAAAACCGCTTTGTTTCCATAAGAAGAAGCTTGACTTCTTCATTTTTTTTCAAATCCACTTCTCGAGAAGATGAAGTGGGTGGAACTGGAGAAAGTGGAGCTTTATTATGGGTGACAAGCTGCCCTAGTAGTGCATCGTCTAGCATGTCAATTTTATAAAATATCGCTTGCATATAGGGAGACTTACGCACATTACGGACATACGTACGTCGGTTTTGAATGTAATGAACTGTTGAATCCACACATTTTCCTACTCCATCAACAGCTTTAAAATATTTGCGGAAGCATTCAATATAAATCCGTTTTTTGACGGGTGCATGACTTTGATGTAAATCCTGCATTTGCACTAAGATTTTTTTCTTTTTTATTTTAATCGTTATTTTAAAGTTAATCGATTTTTTATTAATGGTTCGATTCGATTGATATTTGCTAGATTGTTCAATCAACTTATCTAGTATTCTTTCTGTTTCTTGAATTAACTGAAGAGACGCGGGCTCTGATAAAATGTCATCATCAACAGTGCGCATGCGGTCGGGCAGAAAGCTTTGGAGCCATGGCATGTCAATAAAATCTTTGAACATTGATAAGACTCTCCTTTGTGAGAGGTGGATTATTGACCAATTAGTTTTGTTTTCATTTGTTTATTTAAGTCATCCATCTCAGCAATAAATTTCTTTCCACTCGCAATAATACGTTCATTCGATTGTTCTGTTAATTGTATCGCAGAAAACACATCATCATACGCTTTTTTAAACGTATCAATGGCAATTGCTGGTTCTTCCAATGTTTTTAACGTTTGTTCTGTATTTTCTTTTAGCAATTGAGCATTTGACAACAACATCGATTCGGTAGCTTGGTTTACGTTTTGGACTGCGTTAATGACCTTGCGTTGATTTCCAAGCGCTAACTGTATCGATGCCGTTACTGTAATGATGTTTTTGGTCATGGTAATTGCGTTGAATATCGCTTCTTTTAGCTTATCGTTATTTTCAATAATAATATCAACAGAGGCAATCGATTGCTGTAGCACCATAATCGCCTGGGACATGTTTTTAACTCGGGAGATGACTTTTTGTTGACCTTTTTGAAGTGCATTAATGTTGTCTTTATTGTCCTCATTCGTCAACTCTTCTTCTAACATAGAATTCAATTGTTTTCCTGTGTCAATTTGTCCCTCTAAGCCTACAATTCGCTCTCTTGCGACAACACGAAGTTGTTCAAGCATAATCGTATCTTCTTGTAGTTTATCTTTGCCACTCAACAAACCTTCAATAATCTGGTCAACTTGGGCTTCAACGGTCTGGTATTTCTTCGCAAACTGTTCAATAGGGCTACGACGAAATAATTTGTTCATCATCTTTTGCCAAGAATTCTCTTGTAGATAGGAAGGTTCTAGCTCAGAAACAATTTCTTTAAGCTGATGAAGTTGGGTAGGGAGCTGATTATCCTGCTGTGCCATCATTTCTTTAACGGGTCTTTTTAACGCTTCTAGCGATTCTCCAGCTTCCTTTTGTTCTTTTTCTCCAAGACCACCAAGTGTCTCTAAAATTTTATCTATATCTTTATTGTCCTTGTACTCGGTGATTAGCTTTGTGTATTCACTCATTTTTTTCTCCTCCAACGGTTCAGATTCTCATACTTATATGTACGTTTATTTCTTGTGTCCGTTTCATATGTTGTTATGGTACAAATTATACCAATGTTCACTCTCCATAGACAAGTTATCCTTTATGTCTTACGATGCATTCCGTGATAAAATAAAGCGAGTCCTACAGAAATAAGGTGAATAGTATGTGTTTAATCAACTTTTCGTTTGAGAGGCATCCTACATATCAATTGGTGGTGGCGGCAAATCGTGATGAATTTTATGATAGAGCTACTGCACCAGCAGCATATTGGAATGACGCTCCTCACATCCTAGCAGGAAAAGATTTAGTGTCACATGGGACATGGCTTGGGGTGACGAAGAAAGGTCGCTTTGCGGCTTTAACAAACTACCGAGACCAAGTCACAATAGAAAATCCAAAATCACGTGGGAAGCTAGTCTCTAATTTTTTGAACTCTTCCTTCAGTGCCAAAGAGTATGGCATTCTTATAGAAGAAACGAAAACACAATATCAAGGATTTAATCTACTTTTATGGGATGGTCGGGAGTTTTTTTATCATTCCAATCGAAGTGAAAAGTTTCAAAAGCTCATTCCCGGAACTTACAGTTTCAGTAATGCGTTATTACATTCAGATTGGCCAAAGGTGAGAAAAGGAAAAACCCTACTTGAAACGTGTAATGAAAAAACAGGTGATGACCTTTTTGAATGCTTACTTGGTGGATTATCAGACCATGTCGTGGCAGAAGACCATTTACTTCCTGACACAGGGGTTGGCATTGAGATGGAACGCTGGCTATCTTCAATGTTTATCAATAAAGGAAATTATGGTACTCGGTCCTCAACAATTATTACCTTCGATTATGAAGGAAAGGTTCATTTTTTTGAGAGAACTTATAATTTTTACGGTAAAAAGAAGAACGATGTCGATTATACGCTTAGGATACATAACAAGAAAAGGGGAATTTAGAGTGAAAAAGCATAAAAAAGAGAACGATCAAAATTGGGAAATCAGGGGTAGAATTTCAGAAGATGTATTAGCAAAACTGAAAAAAACAGCAGAAGTAATGAAAAAACAAGAAGCTGAAACAGCGGAACAACAGAGATTACAACGAATTGAAGAACGGAAAGAAAAAGAAAAAAACAAATCGTTTGAAGAGTTATTGGAAGAAAGTGATCTTGATTGGCAAAAATACAAATAAAAACAGAAAAAGTGAAGCGTGCGGATTAATTCATTCCGCGCGCTTTTTTCATCTCATTTTTGGATTGTAGAAAAAATTTATACATGTATCATCAAAATAATGTGTAAAAATCAGTGGATATTTCGTGAAAGTATGATAAATAAAGCGCTTGTCATATATTTCTTGTAACCGTTATTTGCATAAAACTACATAAAAACTTATAAATATGAGTTAATTATATTTACTAAATATTATAAAAACCTTTGAAGAAAGCGTTTGCAACCATATTTCCTTAAAGTTTCTGTTTGCCGTAATGTCAGAATAATGATATTATCATGTATATTAGATTAATCGCAAAAATATATTAGTTTAATCTCATATGTTGGCGGATTTAATTAACTTTTGTGGGGAGAGGTTGATGCTTGATGAAATTGCATGGCTTACCAAATAAGCAAGGCCTATACGATCCTCAGTTTGAACATGACAACTGTGGAATTGGCTTTTTAGCACATATTAAAGGGGAAAAATCACACAAAATCGTTCAAGATGCTTTGCATACGTTACGTAACCTCGAACACCGTGGTGGTCAAGGGGATGAAGTGAATACAGGTGATGGGGCTGGAATTTTAGTGCAAATTCCTCATCGTTTCTTTACGTCTGCCTGTACTATTTCAGGTATTGAACTGCCAGAGGCAGGTAAATACGGTGTAGGTATGATCTTTTTGCCTCAAGATGAAAAGACTAGATTACAAGCTGAAAAACAAATTGAAACGATTATTAACGAAGAAGGGCAAGCGGTCCTTGGCTGGCGTACAGTTCCAGTCGACCATTCGATGCTTGGTGCAGCAGCTTTAAAAGCAATGCCTTATATTCGACAAATATTTGTTAGTCGTGACCAGAGCCTTGCTCATGACCAAGACTTTGAAAGAAAATTATATGTGATACGTAAACGTGCTGAAAATGAAATTGGTTCAAGTATTGTAGATAATCATTCTTTTTACTTTACCAGCTTTTCAAGCAAGACAATTGTATATAAAGGTATGTTAACGACTGAACAGGTTAACCAATTTTACTTAGACTTAAACGAGCCTACATTTGAAACAGCGTTAGCGTTAGTGCATTCTCGTTTTAGTACAAATACATTCCCAAGTTGGGAAAGAGCACATCCAAATCGTTTTATGATTCACAACGGAGAAATTAATACGGTAAAAGGTAATGTTAACTGGATGAACGCTCGTGAGGCTATGTTTGCTTCACCATTATTTGGCGCGGATATGACCAAAATCCGTCCAATCGTTGACCAAAACGGAAGTGACTCATCTATGTTTGACAATACCCTTGAGTTTTTAACGCTTTCAGGCCGAACGATGGCTCATGCTGCAATGATGATGATTCCAGAACCTTGGCAAAATGACAAGGACATGAATCCTGAGAAAAAAGCATTCTATCAATATCATAGTACATTAATGGAACCTTGGGATGGACCTACTGCTATTGTGTTTACAAATGGAGACCAAATTGCAGCTACGCTTGACCGTAATGGTTTACGACCTTCTCGTTACTACGTCACTAAGGATGACTACATTATTATGTCGTCTGAAGTAGGGGTAATTGATATTGCTCCAGAAAACGTAGCATATAAAGACCGTCTTCGTCCTGGTCAAATGCTATTAGTTGATACTGTGACAGGTCGCATCGTTCCAGATGAAGAAATTAAACAACAAATTGCTTCCGAAGAACCGTATCAAGAATGGGTTAAAGAACACATGCTTGA is a window from the Bacillus alkalicellulosilyticus genome containing:
- a CDS encoding NRDE family protein, whose product is MCLINFSFERHPTYQLVVAANRDEFYDRATAPAAYWNDAPHILAGKDLVSHGTWLGVTKKGRFAALTNYRDQVTIENPKSRGKLVSNFLNSSFSAKEYGILIEETKTQYQGFNLLLWDGREFFYHSNRSEKFQKLIPGTYSFSNALLHSDWPKVRKGKTLLETCNEKTGDDLFECLLGGLSDHVVAEDHLLPDTGVGIEMERWLSSMFINKGNYGTRSSTIITFDYEGKVHFFERTYNFYGKKKNDVDYTLRIHNKKRGI
- a CDS encoding YqkE family protein, with the protein product MKKHKKENDQNWEIRGRISEDVLAKLKKTAEVMKKQEAETAEQQRLQRIEERKEKEKNKSFEELLEESDLDWQKYK
- a CDS encoding PH domain-containing protein, whose translation is MRPAPSEQISKKALPVWRIKASIDALFFALFPIGYGVVLYFFSLPVWILWVLIIGFIIQSIINIVVIPQVRWKRWRYNVHEHEIDLQRGVFVIRRTLVPMIRVQHVDTEHGPILRKYGLATVTISTAATVHRIPALTFEKADELRDIISSLAMVANEDE
- a CDS encoding toxic anion resistance protein, whose product is MSEYTKLITEYKDNKDIDKILETLGGLGEKEQKEAGESLEALKRPVKEMMAQQDNQLPTQLHQLKEIVSELEPSYLQENSWQKMMNKLFRRSPIEQFAKKYQTVEAQVDQIIEGLLSGKDKLQEDTIMLEQLRVVARERIVGLEGQIDTGKQLNSMLEEELTNEDNKDNINALQKGQQKVISRVKNMSQAIMVLQQSIASVDIIIENNDKLKEAIFNAITMTKNIITVTASIQLALGNQRKVINAVQNVNQATESMLLSNAQLLKENTEQTLKTLEEPAIAIDTFKKAYDDVFSAIQLTEQSNERIIASGKKFIAEMDDLNKQMKTKLIGQ
- a CDS encoding DUF2777 family protein, whose amino-acid sequence is MDRKEAQSLIGKQIIVQEHQSGVYYAELVDVIVQPRKPWRGLVKIVGVKQLPAQTSSLEFKLTPPVYQDGDVIEIHSGKIEKLTKTPCQSYQDSLVKAIEKEIENCNKKQPSNVTGIDELKSYLNSVQSEPLKEAVVKTSNNHPYSLLLQELEKPALDTLEKALGTFELTHDNIVYCHNSFTNHPLQESLAIVGVNFITYQTKEQVVSVQHHYERKVVNAHQDVIYDRFEFTTESGKRSIIMYTNEFSRDR
- a CDS encoding guanylate kinase, with product MYDLKEKEMIFVFTGPDGSGRKTVARLVGDTLHMQGVISSTTRAKRSYETEDVDYHYLSREDFMKAEENNEFIEKVEINGHLYGIKESEVAEKFEKNGCIYLVSNKEGADILKGLYGDKVIRLFLYADRDTVIQRQRERGDAEDVIDAHMSHYDEELEYKTECEHAFENYELAHTVFEVTNKIEKYLTGVLKAK
- a CDS encoding PH domain-containing protein encodes the protein MNEWKRLHSATIVLSFLSTFKGFIFPIIISVFIGGFRTTSIFNIYTIAGVSLLFSFLYGLFYWLTFRYTLYEGELTTKKGIFVKKTRYIRQERVQSIDVTAGVLQRIFGLVKVKIETAGGGAEPELELLAVTKKEAAELREALLQRTSNELENDEVEQIEEKKSEKTTWKLPFSDLVIAAATSSSVGIVLSALLAIFSQIEVLIPETLYNRSVEYIFDTSVFYLILSLAFLFVLAWLISIGLMVIKYANFTITKEDNDIIIERGLLEKRQLTLNVNRITAVRIVSSPLRQPFGFRTIFVESKGGGSSDEQFSTVLIPLLHQKQLRSVMQHLIPTYDVSLDINPIPKRAALRYLLRIGLLPTIIISVLTYFTSFGKYGFFLLPLVIGLGYWQYKDAGVGYDQQSIYFRFRSINQTLVIVHKKRIEAADVHQSVIQRYRRLASIDISVLSSIIGKTFSVVDVSEKESKAFLQWYTYEKKESNKTS